One Natronomonas gomsonensis genomic window, GCCCCCGGCGCGTTCGTGGCGATTCCGGTCCCGGCGATACAGGCCCTCGCCGCGCTGTACGGCTGTATCCTGCTGGTCGTCGGAATCAGCGTCGTCCACGAGACGCCGATGCCGCGGGCAGTCCTCGCCGCCAGCGTGCCCGCCCTGTTCGTCTTTGGGTTCGCCTTCGGTGGCATCGGGGCGTTCGAAGCCGCCGTCGGCATCGACATCACGCCGGACCCGCGGTAGCGGATAGAATCCGACAACCGTTTTAAGCCCCGACTGTACGTTCACAGTAATGCCCGACTGTATCATTTGCGGCACGTCTTCCGACGGGCCGATTTGCGATGTCCACCAGGAGGACGTCGTCTTCGAGTTCAGAGGCGACCAGCCCTCCCAACTGACCCCGGGCCGTTTCTACCGGGGAACCGTCGACGGCTACGCCGAATTCGGCGTGTTCATCAACATCGGCAACGTCACCGGCCTGCTCCACCGGAGCAAACTCGACCGCCGACTCGAGAGCCTCGACTGGGAGGTCGGCGACGACGTGTTCGTGCAGGTGAACAACATCCGAGACAACGGCGACATCGACCTCGGTTGGTCCATTCGCCAGTCCGAACGAGAGTTCCGCGGCGTTCTCGTCGATTCGCCCGACGGCGACTACCTCGCCGACGAGTACGGCGAGAGCGACGAAGCGGAATCCGAGGAGAGCGACACCGACGCATCGACCGAGGAGTCCGCTGCCGAGCCGGAATCAGGACGGGAACCGGAGACGGCCACCGAGGAGGCGACGGAGGACGAGCCGGCCGAAGCGGAACCGACCGAGGCGAAAGCCGACGAACAGACCGGTGGCAATCCGAGCGACGAGGAACTCGCAGACATCGCAGCCGAAGACGAACCGGTCACCGAGGAGAGCGACACCGACGAAGCCGAATCGGACGCCGAGGAGCCGGTCGAAGGCGACATCGACCGCGTGCCGGTGGAGACGCTCCGAGAGCACGTCGGCGACGTGGTCCGACTCGAAGGCGAAGTCGTCTCTGCACGACAGACGTCCGGCCCCACGGTGTTCGAACTCCGCGATGAGACCGGCGTCGTCGACTGTGCGGCCTTCGTCGAGGCCGGCGTTCGCGCCTACCCCGACATCGAGGCCGACGACTACGTCCGCCTCGACGGCGAGGTTCGACTCCGACGCGACGAGATTCAGGTCGAAACCGAATCCCTCGTCGAACTGGAAGCCGACGCCAAAGCGGAGGTCGAACAGCGGATGGACGCCGCCCTCGACGACCAGGCCAGTGCGGACTCCGTCGAGTCGCTGGCCGACGACGACGCCATCGAAGCCATCACCGAGGACATCACCGACGCGGCGACGACCATCCGCCGTGCGGTGCTGGAATCCCGACCCGTTGTCGTCCGCCACGACGCGACGACCGACGGCTACGTCGCCGGCGCCGCCGTCGAGCGAGCGATTCTCCCGCTCGTCGAGGAACAGCACGCCACCGCCGACGCCGTCTACCACTACTTCGACCGGCGACCGCTCGAAGACGGCGTCTACGACATGAACGACGCGACGAAGGACGTGACCCGGATGCTCGGCGACCGCGAGCGCCACGACGAGAAACTCCCGCTTTT contains:
- a CDS encoding OB-fold nucleic acid binding domain-containing protein, which gives rise to MPDCIICGTSSDGPICDVHQEDVVFEFRGDQPSQLTPGRFYRGTVDGYAEFGVFINIGNVTGLLHRSKLDRRLESLDWEVGDDVFVQVNNIRDNGDIDLGWSIRQSEREFRGVLVDSPDGDYLADEYGESDEAESEESDTDASTEESAAEPESGREPETATEEATEDEPAEAEPTEAKADEQTGGNPSDEELADIAAEDEPVTEESDTDEAESDAEEPVEGDIDRVPVETLREHVGDVVRLEGEVVSARQTSGPTVFELRDETGVVDCAAFVEAGVRAYPDIEADDYVRLDGEVRLRRDEIQVETESLVELEADAKAEVEQRMDAALDDQASADSVESLADDDAIEAITEDITDAATTIRRAVLESRPVVVRHDATTDGYVAGAAVERAILPLVEEQHATADAVYHYFDRRPLEDGVYDMNDATKDVTRMLGDRERHDEKLPLFVFAAAGSTAASTDGLELLDIYGAPRVVLDGRPADSEVVDEIDSLVTVAERTATTVAANVAAAVNGDVRDDLTHLPAISYWDDTPEAYVELAAEAGVNDDTARQLREAIALEAFYQSYEDKRELIVDLLFEKRTGLAEQVSEQFGRKLEDELETATANLDERSVDGATVAVLDTDAYTHTYDFPPTRLLLDELARRLDVDAVVGVATDELHIRSDAALDLEAIVASLQLEAPEAGVANPGARQPKLEFLAGERDAVLDELIDALAEQVVTASA